Genomic DNA from Streptomyces venezuelae:
GTCGGGCGGACCCGGCCGGAGCGGACGAGCAGCGGCCCGGCCACCTCCCGCTCCAGGGACGCCACCGCGTGCGAGACCGCGGACTGGCTGACGCCCAGCTCGTCGGCGGCCGCGCCGAAGCCGCCCGCGTCGACGACGGCGACGAAGGCTCTGAGCTGCGGAAAGTTCACGGTCATGAGGCGGCCTCATAGGGCGGTGAGGGTGCTGCGTTGGCTCCATCGTGCCGGACGGGGCGAGGGTGGCTCCCGTGCCGCCCCACCAGGCGGGACGAGGAGCGAACCCGAGGAGAGCCATGCCCCACATCCGAGCCACCGTCACCGGCCCCGACCTGCCCGCCGACATCGCCCGCGGCCTCGCCGAAGGTCTGACCGGGCTTGCCGTCACCGCGCTCGGCAAGTCCGCCGAGCGCACCATCGTCCACCTGGACCCCGTCCCCGCCGACCGCTACTACGTGGCCGGAAAACCCCTGGCCGACGGCGCCCGCGACGTGCACCTGGAGGTCAGTATCACCGCGGGCACCAACAGCGCGGCGGAGAAGGCCGCCTTCGTCTCCGGAGCCGCCGTGTTCCTGACGGAACTCCTCGGCCCGCTCGCCCGCGGCGGCGTCGCCCTCCACGAACTGCACCCCGAGAGCTACGGCTACCAAGGGGTCACCCAGCTCGCGTACTACCGCGGAAACTGACAGGGGCCCGCACGCCGAAGCGTGCGGGCCGTCGTCCGCGTACGAAAAAAGGGTGGGACGACCGCTACCGAAGCCGCGCCATCAGCGCGTGCTCGACCAGGGTGATCAGCGCGCTCTTCGCGTCCGCGCGGTGTCGTGCGTCGGTCGTGATGATCGGGGTGTCCGGTCCGATCTGGAGTGCTTCGCGTACTTCGTCGGGGGTGTAGGGCTGGTGGCCGTCGAAGCCGTTGAGGGCGATGACGAAGGGGAGGCCGGAGTTCTCGAAGTAGTCGACGGCGGGGAAGCAGTCGGCGAGGCGGCGGGTGTCGACGAGGACGACCGCGCCGATCGCGCCACGGACGAGGTCGTCCCACATGAACCAGAAGCGGTCCTGGCCGGGTGTACCGAAGAGGTACAGGATCAGGTCCTGGTCCAGGGTGATGCGGCCGAAGTCCATGGCCACCGTGGTGGTGGTCTTGTCGCCGGTGTGGGTCAGGTCGTCGATGCCCGCGGACGCGGACGTCATGACGGCCTCGGTGCGCAGCGGGTTGATCTCAGAGACCGCCCCGACGAACGTGGTCTTGCCCACGCCGAAGCCGCCCGCCACCACGATTTTCGCGCTGGTGGTGGAGCGGGCTGTTGCTCCTCCGCTAGAGCTTGCGAAGTCCACTGAGCACCCTTTCGAGCAGTGTCACGTCTGGCTGGCCGCCGGCGGTCTCGTCGCCGCCGGGCTGATGGATGGCGACAAGTCCGGCCTCCGCCAGGTCGGCTACGAGGATCCGGGCGACGCCGAGGGGGATGGAGAGGAGCGCCGAGATCTCGGCGACCGACTTGATCTCCCGGCACAGATTGCAGATCCGCTGATGCTCGGGCAACTGGCCCTGCAGCTGATGCGGTTGTGCCGTGGTGTGCACCAGCGCCTCGATGGCGAGCTGGTAACGGGGCCTGGTGCGGCCGCCCGTCATGGCGTACGGGCGCACCAGGGGGTTGTTCGCCGACCCCGCGGGCGCCGGTTCGGGGGCGCGCCGCTGGGGTTGCACGGGCTGGATGCGGGGCGCGTGCGCCGGGTTGCCCTGGTCGTACGGGCGCGGCCCCGGCTGCTGGGGCTGCGCGTACGGCGGGCGGCGGTGGCTCGGAGCGGAGGGGAAGTTGTACCTGTTCGGACCGCCGTCGTGCTGGCCGCCCTGGCCGTGACCAGGGGACCAGTTCGCCGATGACGAACCGTCTGGGGGTGTTGCCACGTTGCTTCCTCCTCCAACTGTGCCGGGCACCATCACTGTGGAGCCGCGTCCCGAACCTTACGGCCACGAGGCGCGAAAACGCACCGTCTGTCTGTTAGTTGAGCAGGCTCCCCTGGAGCTCCGCGCGGAGGTCCGGAGTGAGAACCGTGCCCGCGCGATCGACAAGAAGTGCCATTTCGTACCCAACGAGACCGATGTCCGCATCCGGGTGGGCGAGAACGGCGAGTGAGGAGCCGTCGGAGATGGACATGATGAAGAGAAATCCTCGCTCCATCTCCACAACGGTCTGGGTCACGGAGCCGCCCTCGAAGATCCGGGACGCCCCGGCGGTCAGCGAGGTCAGGCCCGAGGCGACGGCCGCGAGCTGGTCCGCACGGTCGCGGGGGAAGCCTTCGGACATCGCGAGGAGGAGTCCGTCGGCGGAGACCACCACCGTGTGGGACACCCCGGGGGTGTTGTCCACGAAGTTGGTGATCAACCAGTTCAGGTTCTGCGCCGCCTGGCTCATCGGGCTCACACTAACGCTCCTGGTTGTAGGTGCTATCAGGGCTGAAGCCCTGGCCATTCGTGTCACTTCCTGCGGTGCGGCCCCGCTGGACGCCGCGGCGCAGGTTGCTCAGCCTGCCCCGTACGTCCTCGGGGTCGCGGGAGACCTGGGGGCCGCCCTGTGGGGTCTGTTCCGCGGTGCCCTCGACCAGATTGGCCTTGGGCACTCGCCGCGGGAGCCCGGACGCGGTGACCCCGCCCGCCTTCGGCTCCTTGAGGCGCTCGGCTCGCTGCCAGCGCTCGTCGTTGGACGAACGCCAGTCGTCCCGGCCCTCGCTCGCGGCGGGAGAACCGCCGTTGCCGTTTCCGTTGCCGTTCGCGCCGGAGGAACCCCTGCGGGGGAGGCCCGCGTCGGTCATGTCGTGGACGACGGACGGCGCCGGACCCGGCCGCTCGAAGCCTACGCGCTCGGCGTCGGCCGTGTGGCCCGCCTGCGCAGATTCCGTTTCCTGGCCGTACTCCGGCTGGTAGCCGTCGGCGGAGGGCCAGTCATCCTGACCGGAGCGCTCCGGATAGGCGATCTGCTGGTCCTGGTAGTACTGCTGCTCCGCCGGATACTGCTCGGCCTGGTACTGCTCCTCGCGGTAACCGTCCTCGGCGTACTGCGCGGTCGGGTACTGCCCGGTGGCGTACTGCTCGTTGTCGTACTGCACGCCCTGGTCGTATGCGACCTGCTGCTGCTCGTCGTAGGCCGGGGCCTGCTGCTCGTAACCGCTCTGCTGGGGCTGCTGCGGTTCGACCTCGTCGCGGAAGAGCGGACGGTGGGCGCCGGGCTGCTGGGCCTGCGCCTCCAGCGCCGCGCGGCGCTCCTCGCGCATCAGGGAGCGGCCGACCGGGTCGAGTTCGTGCTGCGGCTCGGAGCCGTCACCGTGGTAGCGGCTGTCGTCGAAGCCCAGCTCGGCGGCGGTGCGCATCGGCTCGGGCGCCAGCGCCTGCTGCTCAGGGATGATCGAGGAGACCGTGAACTCGGGGTCCTGCGAGGCGTGCTCGCCACCGCCACCGTGCGTGATCGCGTCCGGCAGCATGACCAGCGACGTGGTGCCCGCCTGCTCGCCCGAGGGGCGCAGCTGCACGCGGATGCCGTGCCGGTCGGAGAGCCGGCCGACCACGAACAGGCCCATGCGCTGCGAGATCGCCGCGTCCACGGTCGGCGGGTTGGCCAGCTTGTGGTTGATGTCCGCGAAGTCCTCGGCGGTGAGGCCGATGCCCTTGTCGTGGATCTCGACCATGACGCGGCCGTCGGGCAGCCGGGTCGCGGTGACCCGCACCTTGGTCTGCGGCGAGGAGAACGTCGTCGCGTTCTCCAGGAGCTCGGCGAGCAGGTGCACGAGGTCGGTCACGGCGAGGCCGTGGATCTCGGCCTCCGGCACGCCCTCCAGCTCGATGCGCTCGTACTGCTCCACCTCGGAGGAGGCGGCGCGCAACACGTCGACCAGCGGGACCGGCTGGTCCCAGCGGCGGCCCGGCTCCTCGCCGGAGAGGACGAGGAGGTTCTCGCCGTTGCGGCGCATGCGGGTCGCCAGGTGGTCCAGGCGGAAGAGGTTCTCCAGCTGGTCCGGGTCGGCCTCGTTGTTCTCCAGGTCGGTGATGAGGGTCAGCTGGCCCTCGATCAGCGACTGGTTGCGGCGCGACAGGTTGGTGAAGATCGCGTTGATGTTGCCGCGGAGCAGCGCCTGCTCGGCGGCGAGCCGCACGGCCTCGCGGTGCACCTGGTCGAAGGCGCGGGCGACCTCGCCGATCTCGTCCGTGGAGTTGATCGGGATGGGCTGCACGCGGGTGTCGACGCGGCCCGGGTCGGTGCGCGACAGCTGGTCGACCAGCATCGGCAGGCGCTGCTCGGCGATGCCGAAGGCGGCGGTGCGCAGCCGGCGCATCGACTTGGACATCTGGCGCGCCATCATCCCGGCGAGGATGAAGGCGGCGAGCAGCGCGAGCACCACGATGGCACCGGTGATGTACGCGTTGCGCTGGGCGGTGGCGGCGATGTCGGACGCCTCGTCCACGGCCTTGTCGGCGAGGTCCGACTCGATGGTGCGGTAGGCGTCGAACTTGGCGGTGGTGGTGGCCCACCAGGCCTTGGGCGTGATGCCCTTGCCGGCCAGCTCGACGCGCGCGCTCGGCTGGGTGCTCGGCATGGTGGCGATGGCCGCGACCATCTTGTCCTGCGTGAGGGCCGGGCCGCCCTGCTTCTCGGCGGCGGCCGCCAGCTCCTTCTTCGCCTCCTCCAGCTTGCGGACGTCCTCGGGGGTGCCGCCGCCGGTGTACTCCTCGATGGCGATGCGCTCCAGGTAGGCGTACGAGGAGAACGAGGTGCGCTGGAGCGTGAACGAACCGGTGCCGGGGCCCGGCTCGACCAGGAGGTGTGTGCCGATGGACCGCTGCAGGGAGAGCGCTGCCTTGGAGAGCGAGATCGCGTAGACGGTGCGGCCGTAGCTGGTGATGTTGCCGGTGCCCAGACCGAGCTCGTTGGCGAACTCCATCAGCGGGTGCTGGATGGCGACGTAGCCCTCTTCGGTCTTCACACCCGGAAGCTTGGTGGTGTACGCGGCCTGGCGCAGCGGGGCGAGCTTCGGCTCGACCTTGCGGAAGGCGTCGAGACGACGGTTGAGGCCTTCCTTGTCCGGCATGCTCTCCGCCGCGGACTTGAACTCGGCGGCGGCCCGGTCGGTGGCCTTGCGGGCCTTGACGACGACCGGGTCGTTCCGCTTGCCGCGCAGCAGGGGAGCGGCGGTGAGGTCGCGCTCCTCGATCAGGCGGTTTCCGTAGTTCAGCGACGCCCGCACCAGGCGGGCGGTGCTCTCGGCGTCCTGGGCCTCGCTCCAGGTGTCGATGGAGCCCTTCACCTGGAAGCCGCCCATGACGAGACCGACGAGCACGGGTATGAGCAGGATCGCGTTCAGTCTGGTCGGCACGCGCCAGTTGCGGGGCGACATCCGTCCGCCGGAGGGAGCCGGGGACTCGTTGCCGGAGGCCGCGCTCACGTCAACGGGGGACGCCGCTGTGCGCGGCGGCGGGGTGAAGTTGCCCC
This window encodes:
- a CDS encoding nitrate- and nitrite sensing domain-containing protein; amino-acid sequence: MRRSKPSPAASPTGDTRGNFTPPPRTAASPVDVSAASGNESPAPSGGRMSPRNWRVPTRLNAILLIPVLVGLVMGGFQVKGSIDTWSEAQDAESTARLVRASLNYGNRLIEERDLTAAPLLRGKRNDPVVVKARKATDRAAAEFKSAAESMPDKEGLNRRLDAFRKVEPKLAPLRQAAYTTKLPGVKTEEGYVAIQHPLMEFANELGLGTGNITSYGRTVYAISLSKAALSLQRSIGTHLLVEPGPGTGSFTLQRTSFSSYAYLERIAIEEYTGGGTPEDVRKLEEAKKELAAAAEKQGGPALTQDKMVAAIATMPSTQPSARVELAGKGITPKAWWATTTAKFDAYRTIESDLADKAVDEASDIAATAQRNAYITGAIVVLALLAAFILAGMMARQMSKSMRRLRTAAFGIAEQRLPMLVDQLSRTDPGRVDTRVQPIPINSTDEIGEVARAFDQVHREAVRLAAEQALLRGNINAIFTNLSRRNQSLIEGQLTLITDLENNEADPDQLENLFRLDHLATRMRRNGENLLVLSGEEPGRRWDQPVPLVDVLRAASSEVEQYERIELEGVPEAEIHGLAVTDLVHLLAELLENATTFSSPQTKVRVTATRLPDGRVMVEIHDKGIGLTAEDFADINHKLANPPTVDAAISQRMGLFVVGRLSDRHGIRVQLRPSGEQAGTTSLVMLPDAITHGGGGEHASQDPEFTVSSIIPEQQALAPEPMRTAAELGFDDSRYHGDGSEPQHELDPVGRSLMREERRAALEAQAQQPGAHRPLFRDEVEPQQPQQSGYEQQAPAYDEQQQVAYDQGVQYDNEQYATGQYPTAQYAEDGYREEQYQAEQYPAEQQYYQDQQIAYPERSGQDDWPSADGYQPEYGQETESAQAGHTADAERVGFERPGPAPSVVHDMTDAGLPRRGSSGANGNGNGNGGSPAASEGRDDWRSSNDERWQRAERLKEPKAGGVTASGLPRRVPKANLVEGTAEQTPQGGPQVSRDPEDVRGRLSNLRRGVQRGRTAGSDTNGQGFSPDSTYNQER
- a CDS encoding roadblock/LC7 domain-containing protein, whose translation is MSQAAQNLNWLITNFVDNTPGVSHTVVVSADGLLLAMSEGFPRDRADQLAAVASGLTSLTAGASRIFEGGSVTQTVVEMERGFLFIMSISDGSSLAVLAHPDADIGLVGYEMALLVDRAGTVLTPDLRAELQGSLLN
- a CDS encoding DUF742 domain-containing protein — its product is MATPPDGSSSANWSPGHGQGGQHDGGPNRYNFPSAPSHRRPPYAQPQQPGPRPYDQGNPAHAPRIQPVQPQRRAPEPAPAGSANNPLVRPYAMTGGRTRPRYQLAIEALVHTTAQPHQLQGQLPEHQRICNLCREIKSVAEISALLSIPLGVARILVADLAEAGLVAIHQPGGDETAGGQPDVTLLERVLSGLRKL
- a CDS encoding tautomerase family protein, whose amino-acid sequence is MPHIRATVTGPDLPADIARGLAEGLTGLAVTALGKSAERTIVHLDPVPADRYYVAGKPLADGARDVHLEVSITAGTNSAAEKAAFVSGAAVFLTELLGPLARGGVALHELHPESYGYQGVTQLAYYRGN
- a CDS encoding GTP-binding protein; this encodes MDFASSSGGATARSTTSAKIVVAGGFGVGKTTFVGAVSEINPLRTEAVMTSASAGIDDLTHTGDKTTTTVAMDFGRITLDQDLILYLFGTPGQDRFWFMWDDLVRGAIGAVVLVDTRRLADCFPAVDYFENSGLPFVIALNGFDGHQPYTPDEVREALQIGPDTPIITTDARHRADAKSALITLVEHALMARLR